Part of the Sodalinema gerasimenkoae IPPAS B-353 genome is shown below.
CCAGCCTGATATCTTATCAATATCCGCTCGGTAGATGGCATATTTTTTGATATTACGAACTTTGTGAAGTCGAGTTTTAGGAAAATTTCGCTCCCGATGACAAGACGCATCTTCCAGCTCAGCTAGAGCTTCAAGAAACTGAAGCTTCAAGCCATCATTGGGAAGAATCTTTAAAGCCTCATGAATAATCCCATACTCATCATAAAGTTTCAACGTCTGTGACATTTTGACAAAGAGGCGTTAGATTGTGAGTTGAACGTCTTCGGATTCCTGACGCAAGGCTTGATACATAGATTCGACCAAACCTGGGAGATTTTGTTCTAGCTTATCGACGGGGAAAATACCCAACAAAGTAAAGATGACTTGACCAAAAATTGGGTCATCATCAATTGACAGAATGACGCGATTTTGGGGAGTAGCCTTGAGCAGATAGAGAGAAGACTCATAGCCTTGAACATGAGAGTCTAGTTTGAGTTCTAAGAGCTTAACTGAGGGACGAATACAGAGAAGACTCATAGCCTTGAACATGAGAGTCTAGTTTGAGTTCTAAGAGCTTAACTGAGGGACGAATACCCTCTGCTTCAACCCAAGCCACAGAATCGTTGATTGCTTTGATGACTTGCTCTTTGTCACGAGAATCGAGACTCTGCTTCAACCCAAGCCACAGAATCGTTGATTGCTTTGATGACTTGCTCTTTGTCACGAGAATCGAGTTTCTTTAAATCCTTCTCAAACCGCCGAGTCGATTCAATTAAAGTTTCCATTTTTTTTAAGTAAGATTGAGCTTGTTTTCAAAATTTGACAGCGATTTCAACATTCAACGACTCAGAAGCCGTAGAAATCGATGTTTAGGATTGGGATGATGACTGGGATGACGACTGGGGTTGTTCTGTCGCTCGCTGTTGAACCTGACGCAAGTCTTGATAACGAGAATCCGCCTCTTGCTCACACTCAAGTTCCCCAACCGCCTCAATTCCCGCCTCGTTGAGTAGATTAAAAATCGCCTCAGCATTTTGACGGGTGGCCTGTTCATCCACCAGAGTCGGACTAAAGGTATTAATCGAAACCGAGTTAGCGCCAAACTCAGCCTCAGGACGAATCACCGTCACCACCTCATCCCCAGAAATATTTTTCAGCTTGACCACAAAGGTATCACGGTTATCGTCCCCTTCATAGGTATCTTCAACGCGGTTATAGCCTAACTCCTCCAATGCATCCACCACATTCGCCGCGATTTCCGCTCGCATCTGTGACCCCAAAATCGAGAGTTTCGCCTGTTCCAAGAGTTCCGCCAACTGGGGTTCTTGGTCCAGAATCCGTTGACTTAACTCTTTCAGTTGTTCCGTCGTTAAGCTCGATTCTCCCTCAACCAATTGCTGATGAAGCTCTTGCAGATGCTGCTCATACTCGCTGAAACGGCCCTGAGTCCAATAGTCCACTTCAACGCTGAATTTATCGAGGTCTTCCCCCTCTCCCAGTTCTAATTCAACCTGACGATTCGCATCCACTTCACTGAGGAGGTTTTGCAAATCCGCAAAAGCCGCCTGATAGTAAAGTTGCCATTCTTGCTCTTTTTGCTCAAGTTCCAAGCGCAAATCTGCCAATTTCAGATAAGTCTGTTGTGCATTGGCGATCGCCGCCTCACTCACCCCCGCCTCGATATTTTGCTGAACCAGCTCCAGTTCTCCTTGCAGTTGTGCCAGTTTACCGGGTGCAAATCGCTCATGTTGATACTCTTGATCCATCTGTTGGCAAATGCTCTGAACATCCGCCAATAAATCTTGAGCGAGTTTTTGTTTTTGCTCCCGTTCCGCTTGCAGATTTTCCACAACATCATCAATTTGACGTTGCAAGATTTGTTGTCCTTTTTGCCGTGCTTGTCGCTCTTCTAAAATTAGTCCCGTAAACTTACGATCTTGTTCTTCAACTAAACTAAAATACTCCTGTCGTTGCTGATTTAAGAGAGACAAATACTCATGACGCTGTTGACTGAATCCCTGTTGCATCGCACCTTCGAGGCGGGACACCTCCGTTTGCAATCGCTGTTGCTGACGGTTCTCTGAGGCTTGCAGATTGCGTTGAAACTCCTGGCGTTGGCGTTTGAGCCGTTGCTGAGTGTCTCGTTCTAGGCTTTGGAGTCCCGTTCGCAGTCCGCTGATGGCCTGTTCCTGGCGTTGACTGCGCTGTTCGAGGGGAGCCAGTCGTTGCTGCATCTGTTGCTGACATTGCTGCTGGACAGCGTTGAGCCGTTCCGGGAGATCGTTGCGGAGCGATCGCAGTCGAGAATCAGACTCCCGCAACCGCCGTAGTTCCGTATCTTCAACCCGCGTATACCGCCGCTTTTCACCGCTCATAGGTTTTACCTTTTGTCAAGATGGGCCTATTATAAACAAAAGCTTGACCACAGAGTGAAGCCAGTCATTTAAATGTTTTACTCGTTGACGGGACAAAGGCTTTCCCTGAGAATGCCAGGTTCTTGGGTATCATAGACCTGTCACTGAGAGGAGATTATGAGGCAATGCTGGGAGTCACGAGTCTCCGTCAAATCAGGTTAGTTCCCGATAGTGCCATAGTGATGGCGGCCCCAACTTGGGCCGCCTATGAACATCTTGTACTGGATTTAGGGGACAATCGCCCCAGTCGGATTGCCTATGCTGGAGGAGAACTGGAGGTTCGGATGCCGGGTGTCTTGCATGAGTTGCTGAGTCGAGTCTTGGCGGCGATTGTTGCCACCTTGGCGGACGAATTGGGGTTAGAGTTCAATGATTTTGGTTCAGTACGCCTAGAAAATCCGACTTCCCAGAGTGCGGTTGAGCCAGATGGCTGTTTTTATCTACAAAATGCCCAACAGGGCCAGGGATTCGCCGTGGATATCTCAGCCATTGCCCCGGATTTAGTCATTGAGGTAGATATTGCCAGTCGTTCCCAGCGTCGGCTCCCCATTTATGCGGCGTTGGGGGTTCCTGAGATTTGGCTGTATCGTCAGGAACGGTTAGAGATTTTGCGACAGGTGGGGGGAGGCTATGAGCCTCAAGGACATAGTGTTGCCTTTCCTGGGGTGACTGTCGTGCAACTGAATCAGTGGTTAGCATTGCGTCAGACGGGGACAGATTTAACGGTGATTCGTGCTGTGCGACAGTTTTGCCGCGAGGTGGGTGACTAGGGAGGGGAATCGGGAGAGGGTTCCAGCCTGTTGAGAGACCGAGTTTCTTGAAGAAACCCGGTCTCTGGCATTCGACCCCAGTCGTCAGGGTGTCTGGGAGGGGGGGTGGCTGAGGGTCAGATAACCGGTGTCTGATGCTATTCGTTGGAAAAAAATAAAAAAAAGGCGCGTTGCGCCGGGGGAAAAGAGGGCAAAGAATAAAGCGCCTGAGGGCTTAAGGACTAAGAAAAGTCCATCGCCCGGGGGACACGCCCCGCGACCACAGGCACACACACGACCCGAAAACTCCTGCCGACGAAGACATCGCGCGAATTGTCGAAGCGAATGGCGCAACGACAGTACCTGGGATAGAAGTACCAGGACCCGCCGCGCAGCACTTTTCGCTTATTTTTAGAATCGTCATCAACCCAAGCACTCCCATCCTCTGGCGCACCCTCATAGTTAGGATGCCAGTCATCCTGACACCATTCCCAAACATTGCCGTGCATATCATGCAAACCAAAATTATTCGGGGGAAACTGCCCAACCTCTGTGGTTTCACCTCGGTACTCACCCTCAACACCACGACCATAAACTTCTGTGGCATGATAGTTCGCCAGCTCATCTGTCAAGGTTTCACCAAAATGAAATGGGGTTTGAGTTCCAGCTCGACAGGCATATTCCCACTCCGCTTCACTGGGGAGGCGGTAGCTGCGTGAGGTTTTAATAGAGAGTCGTTGGCAAAACTCCACTGCATCCTGCCAACTCACCTGCTCAACGGGACGGTTCTCGCCCTTAAACTCAGATGGGTCTGGCTTCAGTTCCCGTTCTACCTCTGGATAGCCTGCCACCAGGCGCCATTGGGCCTGGGTAATGGGATAGCGCCCCATAAAGAATGAGGGGACGGTGACGGAATGTTGGGGCTGTTCATCTTCATAGTTATCTAACTCATCCTTGGGTGACCCCATGAGGAAGGTTCCTCCAGGAATCTGCACCATGTCTAAGCCAACTTCGTCGCTGAGGGGTTCGCTGAAGTAGGTGGTGCGACGTTTTTCTCGATGGATGATGATACGGCGCTTGAGAGGGCTGTTCACGGTGAGTTGATGACAGAGCAAAAATGTAAGACGGACAGAGTGAAGAGGGAAGACGTGCCAAGGGACTCAGGGATTCAGGACTAAGAAAAGTCGATCGCCTAGGGGTTAGGCACCACGACCACCGGGACACACACGACTCGCAAACCACTACCGTAGTAAAAGTAACCGGCTGCATTGAAGTAGTCACGAATAGCACTACGACAGTACCTTGGATCGGCGAACCAGGAGCCACCGCGCAGTACTTTTCGATTGATTCTAGAGTTTGCATTCACCCAAGCAGTACCATCTATTGGCGCACGGTCATAGTTATCATGCCAGTCATCTTGACACCATTCCCAGATATTGCCGTGCATGTCGTGTAATCCCCAAGCATTAGTAGGAAAGGTTTGTACTACGGTAGTTGATCGATAATAAATACCTTTAGGCCCCTCATTGTAGCCATAGGTCCCATCGTAATTAGCCAGCTCTGAGCTGAGAGTTTCGCCAAAATAAAAGGGGGTCTGAGTTCCAGCTCGACAAGCATATTCCCACTCGGACTCACTGGGGAGACGATAACGTTGTCCAGTCTGCTTAGAGAGTCGTTGACAAAATTCTATGGCATCAAGCCAACTAATTTGCTCGACGGGTAAATCATCGCCTTTAAAACGTGAAGGGTCAGGATCTAGATCACGTTCAAAAACTGGATAGCTTGCAACCACCCGCCATTGGGTTTGTGTAATGGGATAACGCCCCATGAAAAATTGAGAAACGGTTACCTGACGTTGGGGTCTTTCGCTATCTTCGCTTTCAGGTTCATCTTCTGGCGCTCCCATGAGGAAAGTCCCGGAAGGAATCAAGATCATCTCTAATTCCACATCATTATCAAGAGGTTCAACATAGCCTTCTGCCTCACCCTGGCGGCGCTGAATTACCCAGTCATTGCCGTTACGATTTAGAGTTGCGAACTCAAATTTGAACATATTTTTCAAAACATCCTTAATCTCTATGATAACGGCACTTTCATACTCCAAAACTTTCAGAGGAGGAAACCCATCTGGGACATCTTTCTCTAATTCCTCTAACTGCATTGCCCCCGCCATTGCCCCTATAATCAGTAGCGGTTCAGGACGGGGTGCCAGGGCAGCAAACTCATTCCCCAAGCTACGCAACACCGTCCCGGTCACTCTGGCAAATGCTTGAAGAAACGCCCCTTCTTCGGGCTTAGCTTGCTGGGGATAACGCAAAAGGGCTTTAAATTGCTCCATCGATTTCCCCAAGCGCCGGGCAACATAGGCAGACACCTGTTCAATAACATCCACCGTCTCCAACAGGTCTGTGTTCTCCAACAACTGTTGCCGGACGGATTCACTCCGCACCTGATACAACAAAGATTCAGCATTTTCCAGAGTCGGGGTGACTGAACCGACCCGCGTAAACACCCGACTCATCAACACTTCCGCCACATGAGCTGGATTGGACTGAGGCAACATCGATCGCTGAATCAGACGCACGATGGGTAGGTTAATAACCGGAGCAGCGGCCAATAAGCTTGCTAACCTCTGCGCTGTGGGAGATGCCGTTAGCCGGAAAAACTCCAGGGGGTCCCGTTGGGGAGAGGAGTTAGGGGTGCGTTGAAGCGGTTGACAATCGCCTTCATCCCAAGCAATTCCAGCTATCCGGGCCCGGCGATCGCCCACGGCAACTCCAGCCAAATCCGAGAGAATTTCGGGGTCGAGGGTGATGATGGGTAGATAAATTTGGCTCGGGGGACGATGTTTGGGATGGATGATCTCGCGATCCCAATATAATCGCGGTCTGGGGGTGAGTTCATTACTAGCCAGTCCCGACTGTTTAGCGTCGAACAGTACCATGGTTGCCCGAGCTAGGGCGGTGCGAGACCACAACCGCTCGGGAAATACCTGTAAGAGAACGGTCAGGCAATGGTCGGCCCAGACGGCCACTACATCACGAATTTGACCTTCATGCCAGGCAGGAGCGACACAATCACTCACAATGAGGATCAGACGACGGCGATCGCCCGTCAAGAGTTCACGGGGATTATGGACGGTTCCATTGCGCGATCGCAATGTCACTCCTCCTGAAGCGTCATAGTCAAAGAACCACTCTCGTAAATCCCGAAATTGCCCATAGCGGGAGAGAAGCTGCCGTAAATCTTTGGCAAAGCGTCCCCAAAGACACATGGAAGGACTGCGGTCATAGACCACCACAATATCGAGCCATAACTCTAATTTCGCTCTGAGAACCGGTTGCCACACTCCCGTATCAGCAATCTGGGCAACGGTCGCTCGTTCATCCACAATCTCGGGCTTACCCACCGCAATCTTATGGGCTAAGGGACGCAAGGCCCGCGCGTATTGTAGAGTCTCGGGAATTGCGGCGGGATCAGGAATGGGAATGGGTTTGTAATGGCCTTCGGGGAAAGGGGGAAACTCCTCTGACTCTCCTGGCTGGGGGACAATCTCGGTGGTGGAACCTGGGTCTTCTCTACTGTCATTTCCACTATCCTCTTGCAGGTTATCCTCCCCTCCATTCCGGTCTGACTCAGACTCCTCAACCCGCTCACTGTTCACCTCTACCGTATGGCGATCGCCCTCAACAGAAAGTTGACCCGCCAACCAAATCGCCTCAGCAATCTCGGTTCCGGTTAGGTCGAGTCTCTGTCCTAAGACTGAAATCAATCGTCGCGTCGTCAGTTTGATAGCTAGTCCTCCTCACTAAGTCCCTTTAATAACAACTCTTTGAGGCCATCTCGCTCATCAATATCCGGTCTGACGTCCCGCGTGAGCAGATACACAGCATTGAGGAGTTGGTCAGTCGCAATATCAGCCGTTTCTTGTCCCCCCTTGGCAATGAAATTATCCACAATCTCGCCAATTTCTGCCTCTAGTCGCTGCCAACGCTTGGCATCCTGTCCTCGTTTCAGATGCGCTTCCACAATCCGCTCTAATGCCCCCTTATTCTGGGTCGGGTCAGGCATTCTGAGGCGTAAACAGCGGCGTAGAAAGGCTGGGGGAAAGTCCCGTTCCCCGTTACTGGTCATGACGACGAGGGGAAATTGGTAGCAAAAGACCCGACCTTGGGAAATGCGTGCTGGCACATCTCGATCTGCGGTTGCGACGTCAACGGATTCCTGGAGTTCGTCTTGACGGCGGACCAGTTCCGGGATGTGATAACGACCTTCTTCAAATAGTTCTAGAAGGTCGTTGGGTAGGTTGATATCGCACTTATCAATTTCATCAATCAGTAGCACCCGAGGTAAAGCCGAGGGGAGAAAGGCTGTTCCCACGGGACCGAGACGGATATAGCTGCCAATGGGTTTTTCGCGTTTGAGTTGAGCGTCTTGGAGACGGGCGATCGCATCATATTGATAGAGCGCGTCATCGAGGAGCGATCGAGCATTGATCGACCACGACAAGACAGACCCGAGTTTCAATTCATAGGCGATCGCATAAGCTAGGGACGTCTTACCAGAACCCGGCTTTCCGGTCACCAGTAGCGGTCGCCGAAGATAGAGGGCCGCATTGACGGCATTAAAAATATCGGCATCCTTCTCCTCAATACGGAAACTTTCCCCCCGTTCTTTCCCTCGGCTGTCGGTTTCCGCCAAGTCCTGAATTTTCTCCCAACGGCTTTCACTGCTGTCTTGATGGTTCTCTTGGAACTCTTCATCGGGCATAAACCGCCGCCAGGCTGGGGGGTCTGGTAACTCAGTCAACGGACGAGAGCGACCATTACCTAAAAAGCGTTTCCATTGTTGATCAGTCATGTCTGTATCGGTCATAGTCTCCTCGGGAGCGTCAACTAACCCCAACTGAAAAACTGTTCTTCAGACGTTTCCGCCACGGTGGGGAGATAGTTTGGGTTTTCGTAAAAAACGCCAAACGGGATAGAGTCGGAACCGCGACGTTCGCTGCGAACTCGGTCCAGAAATTCCTCATGACAGCAATCCGTGAGTCGGGCAAAGGTTTGGGCGATCGCATGAGGTTGGAGACAGTCGTCATCAAGCCAGAGTGCTAGAGGAATACCCGATTCAATGAGTTTATACCATCGCTCGACAGCAGCTTGATGGGATCTGAGCCATCCTCCCCAACATTGCACCGCCTCATAGGTTTCCCAGTCGTCTTGAGCCGATTCGCTCGTAATCAGCCAATTGAGTTCCTTCAATGGTCTCTGGGGTCTGAAGAAACGTTCCCAGCCATGCTTAAGTTGATTACGCAGGTGGGATCGCCGGGGATAGTCAGGATTCACCCGATCCGAACAGCCAATGACAATGGGGTGTTGACTCGGGAGTGGACTGGACTGACCACACCATCGGGTTAATGGAGATCCCAACGTAGTTGTGGGTAAGGATAAACTAATCCGAAGCTTCCAGGGCCGAGGGTCATAGCGCCGATCAATCTTTTGTTCAGCAAAGGCCACAATTTTATCGAAAAACCTTGGGAAATCTTCAATCGAGACTGAACAGCCTTTCTCAGCCAAAAATTCTCGCCCTAGTTTTGATCGCGTGGCTTCACTGTAACAGAGTTCTGGGACGACTCGAAATTTTGAAGTATCTTGTAAGTTTGGAAATGTACCAACAATCAAATAAGCAAGTCCCATTGGAGAAGACGAGGAAGACTTAATCGTTGCAGGACAAGGAGATTCTAGTTTTTTAGATAGCTCCTGAATCCTTAACTCGATCAGACCTAATCTATCCAAAAAATTTTCTAACGAGGCTCTATCTTCCTCTAATTTTGATTTGGTGTATCCCGAGGTTTTAATATCTTTTTTTGGCGAAGTTTCTCCAGAAGTGTATGTAAAATTTTACTGGCGTTTAGTTCTATATCAAAGGATAAGATAGCTGGAATCAAATTTAGAGTGGCTTTGAGTTTCGTGGAAGCGGGTTTCTGAGGCTCATTAAGCTTGTCACGAATCTGCTTCAAAATTTCAACGACCTCCGTCGGTAATGGAGAAGTCCTCTCAATGTCCTTAACAGCCGCTTCAACATCTTTTAAGGACTCCTCCGCAGCTTGTTCATCCTCATCATAGACAAAGACTGCATCTTGGGTCATAAGCTCCCAATACTCTGCTTCATACTTTTGAATTTCTGGGAGTATGTCCCGTTTAAGCTGTTGCTTTAGGGAAAATTCTTGGCTTACACCGTCTGCTATAATTAATTTCTTCTCAAAATTAACACGTTTTTCATAAAGCAATTCCAAAATTTCTTCTAAGTCTCTCTGACGCTGCTGATTCATGATGCAATGTTAAGTCATGTAAACAGAGGAGTGATGGATGGGAGCCGCCCTTCTCCAAGAGTTGAGTCACCTCACCCACCTGACATTATACTAGCATCGGGGAGCCAATTCATCCAGATTTCAGTCCAATGAGCCAAGCAAAATCCAATGAACAATCTCCGCGAATGCTTCGCGACGGAATAATGCAGGGGATTAGCCCAAAAATTTCCATTTTTCAGCATAAA
Proteins encoded:
- a CDS encoding type II toxin-antitoxin system RelE family toxin, with protein sequence METLIESTRRFEKDLKKLDSRDKEQVIKAINDSVAWVEAESRFS
- a CDS encoding Uma2 family endonuclease; its protein translation is MLGVTSLRQIRLVPDSAIVMAAPTWAAYEHLVLDLGDNRPSRIAYAGGELEVRMPGVLHELLSRVLAAIVATLADELGLEFNDFGSVRLENPTSQSAVEPDGCFYLQNAQQGQGFAVDISAIAPDLVIEVDIASRSQRRLPIYAALGVPEIWLYRQERLEILRQVGGGYEPQGHSVAFPGVTVVQLNQWLALRQTGTDLTVIRAVRQFCREVGD
- a CDS encoding formylglycine-generating enzyme family protein, with translation MNSPLKRRIIIHREKRRTTYFSEPLSDEVGLDMVQIPGGTFLMGSPKDELDNYEDEQPQHSVTVPSFFMGRYPITQAQWRLVAGYPEVERELKPDPSEFKGENRPVEQVSWQDAVEFCQRLSIKTSRSYRLPSEAEWEYACRAGTQTPFHFGETLTDELANYHATEVYGRGVEGEYRGETTEVGQFPPNNFGLHDMHGNVWEWCQDDWHPNYEGAPEDGSAWVDDDSKNKRKVLRGGSWYFYPRYCRCAIRFDNSRDVFVGRSFRVVCVPVVAGRVPRAMDFS
- a CDS encoding formylglycine-generating enzyme family protein is translated as MISVLGQRLDLTGTEIAEAIWLAGQLSVEGDRHTVEVNSERVEESESDRNGGEDNLQEDSGNDSREDPGSTTEIVPQPGESEEFPPFPEGHYKPIPIPDPAAIPETLQYARALRPLAHKIAVGKPEIVDERATVAQIADTGVWQPVLRAKLELWLDIVVVYDRSPSMCLWGRFAKDLRQLLSRYGQFRDLREWFFDYDASGGVTLRSRNGTVHNPRELLTGDRRRLILIVSDCVAPAWHEGQIRDVVAVWADHCLTVLLQVFPERLWSRTALARATMVLFDAKQSGLASNELTPRPRLYWDREIIHPKHRPPSQIYLPIITLDPEILSDLAGVAVGDRRARIAGIAWDEGDCQPLQRTPNSSPQRDPLEFFRLTASPTAQRLASLLAAAPVINLPIVRLIQRSMLPQSNPAHVAEVLMSRVFTRVGSVTPTLENAESLLYQVRSESVRQQLLENTDLLETVDVIEQVSAYVARRLGKSMEQFKALLRYPQQAKPEEGAFLQAFARVTGTVLRSLGNEFAALAPRPEPLLIIGAMAGAMQLEELEKDVPDGFPPLKVLEYESAVIIEIKDVLKNMFKFEFATLNRNGNDWVIQRRQGEAEGYVEPLDNDVELEMILIPSGTFLMGAPEDEPESEDSERPQRQVTVSQFFMGRYPITQTQWRVVASYPVFERDLDPDPSRFKGDDLPVEQISWLDAIEFCQRLSKQTGQRYRLPSESEWEYACRAGTQTPFYFGETLSSELANYDGTYGYNEGPKGIYYRSTTVVQTFPTNAWGLHDMHGNIWEWCQDDWHDNYDRAPIDGTAWVNANSRINRKVLRGGSWFADPRYCRSAIRDYFNAAGYFYYGSGLRVVCVPVVVVPNP
- a CDS encoding AAA family ATPase, which encodes MTDTDMTDQQWKRFLGNGRSRPLTELPDPPAWRRFMPDEEFQENHQDSSESRWEKIQDLAETDSRGKERGESFRIEEKDADIFNAVNAALYLRRPLLVTGKPGSGKTSLAYAIAYELKLGSVLSWSINARSLLDDALYQYDAIARLQDAQLKREKPIGSYIRLGPVGTAFLPSALPRVLLIDEIDKCDINLPNDLLELFEEGRYHIPELVRRQDELQESVDVATADRDVPARISQGRVFCYQFPLVVMTSNGERDFPPAFLRRCLRLRMPDPTQNKGALERIVEAHLKRGQDAKRWQRLEAEIGEIVDNFIAKGGQETADIATDQLLNAVYLLTRDVRPDIDERDGLKELLLKGLSEED